A genomic window from Bdellovibrio sp. SKB1291214 includes:
- a CDS encoding nitroreductase family protein: protein MNKEDFYQLLESRKSIRKFKPEAVPKEVIERVLAAAMQAPSGKNRQNWRFFVVTGKKRDEYMQYSQKSWTGIKDILQQRLKPSLYTFTERFFYTLGDAPVLVFAYSHNDSEERYHTSIGSVYMAVENLNLACLVEGLGCCTMGAPLEIKEDVDKFLGVDKLAEYQRGELELLCGVVIGYPDHNPPKAPRQTDGRITWISE from the coding sequence ATGAATAAAGAAGATTTCTATCAATTGCTTGAGTCCCGCAAATCGATTCGAAAATTCAAACCAGAAGCAGTTCCTAAAGAGGTCATAGAGCGCGTGCTTGCAGCCGCGATGCAGGCTCCTTCAGGAAAAAATCGTCAGAACTGGCGTTTTTTTGTGGTCACGGGGAAAAAACGTGACGAGTACATGCAGTATTCTCAAAAATCGTGGACAGGAATTAAGGATATTCTTCAGCAACGATTGAAGCCGTCTTTGTATACATTTACGGAAAGATTTTTCTATACCTTAGGTGATGCACCGGTTTTAGTTTTCGCATACTCGCACAATGATTCCGAAGAGCGCTATCACACCAGCATCGGCTCCGTGTACATGGCTGTGGAAAACTTGAATCTTGCGTGTTTGGTAGAAGGATTAGGTTGTTGCACAATGGGTGCGCCCCTTGAAATCAAGGAGGACGTGGATAAGTTTTTAGGTGTGGATAAACTTGCGGAATACCAGCGAGGGGAGCTGGAGCTTCTTTGCGGTGTCGTGATTGGTTACCCGGATCACAATCCTCCCAAGGCTCCACGTCAGACAGACGGAAGAATTACTTGGATAAGCGAGTAA
- the mltG gene encoding endolytic transglycosylase MltG: MKKTAVVLVSAFVALIVAVGVCVGFLGYQYASTAPSNIAQDVVYEVVPGKAFNTIAKDLENKGLVRNAFFFSMYARFKNERSKVKVGEYLLRTNMNPGEVLDVITSGKSIARAFTVSEGLSIYEISELYEKEGFGTAAEFMRLVRDPQLIQTLLGEKQESLEGYLFPETYMLTKFTDTKGLITAMVKRFLYVYNEIQPQSKLKGWSRHQIVTLASIVEKETGAPQERPKISSVFHNRLQKGMKLQTDPTIIYGKAETLGKIVINITRADLSAPTRYNTYVISGLPPGPIANPGREALLAAMNPEVTGYLFFVSQNDGTHVFSENYEAHNAAVKRFQLNAKAREGKSWRDLKAKPAGQKETGAGTGTKKATP, from the coding sequence ATGAAAAAAACAGCAGTTGTTCTTGTTAGTGCTTTCGTAGCTTTGATCGTTGCCGTCGGCGTTTGCGTTGGCTTTTTGGGCTATCAGTATGCTTCAACTGCGCCAAGCAATATCGCACAAGATGTGGTTTACGAAGTGGTGCCGGGCAAGGCCTTTAACACCATTGCCAAAGATCTTGAAAACAAAGGGCTGGTTCGCAATGCATTCTTCTTTTCCATGTACGCTCGTTTTAAGAATGAACGTTCGAAAGTTAAAGTTGGAGAGTATTTGCTTCGCACAAACATGAACCCCGGTGAGGTTTTGGATGTCATTACGTCAGGAAAAAGTATCGCTCGTGCCTTTACTGTGAGTGAAGGCCTTAGCATTTACGAGATTTCCGAACTTTATGAAAAAGAGGGTTTTGGAACTGCTGCGGAATTCATGCGTTTGGTACGTGATCCGCAATTGATCCAAACTCTGTTGGGCGAAAAGCAGGAAAGCCTTGAGGGTTATTTATTCCCTGAAACTTACATGTTAACAAAGTTCACAGATACAAAAGGGCTTATCACCGCCATGGTGAAACGATTTTTGTATGTATATAATGAAATACAGCCGCAGTCTAAATTGAAAGGCTGGAGCCGTCATCAGATCGTAACACTTGCAAGTATTGTTGAAAAAGAAACAGGCGCTCCTCAAGAACGTCCTAAAATTTCTTCTGTTTTCCATAATCGTCTTCAAAAAGGGATGAAGCTGCAAACGGACCCGACGATTATTTACGGTAAAGCAGAGACATTAGGTAAAATTGTAATCAACATCACTCGCGCAGACCTTTCTGCTCCGACAAGATATAACACTTACGTTATTTCTGGTCTGCCGCCGGGACCGATCGCAAATCCGGGGCGTGAGGCGCTGTTGGCAGCAATGAATCCTGAAGTGACGGGATATCTGTTTTTTGTGAGTCAAAATGACGGAACCCATGTGTTTTCCGAAAATTATGAAGCACACAATGCAGCTGTGAAACGTTTTCAGCTGAACGCAAAGGCTCGTGAAGGCAAGTCTTGGAGAGATCTAAAGGCGAAGCCCGCGGGGCAAAAAGAAACGGGCGCTGGTACTGGAACAAAAAAGGCAACCCCTTAA
- a CDS encoding arginine N-succinyltransferase, which translates to MSFLIRPVRHDDLNQLVDLAKQFNLLNLPGDKKVLSEKIDRSEQSFADKLDKSKAEYLFVVEDLEEKQIVGSSLILAKHGNEEVPHSYFKIIKRDHFSQDLGIGFIHQVLRFQLDFDGPTEIGGLLVDRSYRRRPEKLGKQISLTRFLYMALYPEKFEERVLCELTPPLTDEGRSEFWEALGRRFTGLPYQEADALSQSHKEFIESLFPQEDIYLALLDSKARLVLGRVGEATKPAQHLLESIGFNYLDEVDPFDGGPHYGAQTADILPIKMGKRLMVADGKDCTFKEQYLIATTGEEFRATMCSVDIRDGEVILPAKARQILGVEVGEQVFAAPFHYNRGRQ; encoded by the coding sequence ATGAGTTTTCTAATAAGACCTGTTCGGCACGACGATTTAAACCAGTTGGTTGATTTGGCAAAACAGTTCAATCTGTTGAATTTGCCAGGAGATAAGAAAGTTTTAAGCGAAAAGATTGATCGCAGTGAACAATCCTTTGCAGACAAACTGGATAAATCCAAAGCTGAATATCTTTTTGTAGTCGAAGATCTGGAAGAAAAACAGATCGTGGGAAGTTCTTTGATTCTTGCCAAACATGGCAACGAGGAAGTCCCGCACAGTTATTTTAAAATTATTAAACGCGATCATTTTTCCCAAGATTTGGGAATTGGGTTTATTCATCAAGTATTGCGCTTCCAGCTGGATTTCGACGGTCCAACTGAAATCGGAGGACTTCTTGTCGACAGATCGTATCGCCGTCGTCCTGAAAAACTTGGTAAGCAAATCAGTTTAACTCGTTTCTTGTACATGGCACTTTATCCTGAAAAGTTTGAAGAGCGTGTTCTGTGCGAGTTAACTCCACCCCTCACTGATGAAGGACGTAGTGAGTTCTGGGAGGCCTTGGGTAGAAGATTTACAGGTCTGCCATATCAAGAGGCGGATGCTTTAAGTCAGTCACACAAAGAATTTATCGAAAGTCTTTTCCCGCAAGAAGATATTTACTTAGCTCTTCTTGATTCAAAAGCTCGCTTGGTTTTAGGCCGCGTGGGAGAAGCAACAAAACCCGCACAACATCTTCTAGAAAGTATTGGCTTTAATTATCTTGATGAAGTCGATCCGTTTGATGGGGGTCCTCACTATGGTGCGCAGACTGCAGATATCTTGCCTATAAAAATGGGTAAACGTCTGATGGTAGCAGATGGTAAGGATTGTACTTTTAAAGAACAGTATTTAATTGCCACTACGGGAGAAGAATTCCGAGCCACCATGTGTTCAGTGGATATCCGTGATGGCGAAGTTATTCTGCCTGCCAAAGCTCGCCAAATATTAGGCGTTGAAGTTGGAGAACAAGTTTTTGCAGCCCCTTTTCACTACAATAGAGGAAGACAATAA
- the lysC gene encoding lysine-sensitive aspartokinase 3 has protein sequence MAKLIVSKFGGTSMGDAECMLRSAEVAFRQNSSMVVVSATSGTTNDLIALGTKAEKGNWSECEALLVKMQERHRKIASDLNSSVDSNKKLESLFEEMHSLAKGVQLLRDCSVKAMDALMSLGERMSSVLFTEAMATVLKNHGSLKTAQLLDAREVLKTDDAFGKAKPLTAVVATHCQRHLPQIRDMKTVIVTQGYIGSTEEGMTTTLGRGGSDYSAAILAEGIAADILEIWTDVAGIATTDPRLCPKAKPIPEISFKEASELATFGAKILHPATLLPAIRKNIPVFVGSSFDAEAKGTWVRKEVDQHPLIRAMALRKKQILVTLSTPEMLHAHGFLFQIFKIFNDHKVSIDAITTSEISVSVTLDNSELLNKKLISDLSEIADVQVEENLCLVSLIGNNINHTSGLGKDIFDTIADINVRMICLGASKHNFCFLVSEEQGAETIQRLHKKFVEA, from the coding sequence ATGGCAAAGCTTATTGTTTCAAAATTCGGTGGCACCTCCATGGGAGATGCAGAGTGCATGCTCCGCAGTGCTGAAGTCGCATTTAGGCAGAATTCCAGCATGGTGGTGGTTTCCGCAACGTCTGGAACAACTAATGACCTGATTGCCTTAGGAACAAAAGCGGAAAAGGGCAACTGGTCCGAATGCGAAGCTTTGCTGGTAAAAATGCAAGAGCGCCACAGAAAAATTGCGAGTGATCTCAATTCCAGTGTTGATTCCAATAAAAAACTAGAATCCCTTTTCGAAGAAATGCACTCGTTGGCAAAAGGTGTTCAGCTTTTAAGAGATTGTTCTGTGAAAGCCATGGATGCATTGATGAGCTTGGGTGAACGTATGTCGTCGGTGCTTTTTACTGAAGCCATGGCGACTGTTTTGAAGAATCATGGATCTTTGAAAACGGCCCAGTTACTAGATGCAAGAGAAGTTCTTAAAACCGATGATGCCTTCGGAAAGGCCAAGCCGTTGACGGCTGTAGTTGCGACTCACTGCCAACGCCATTTGCCACAGATTCGCGACATGAAAACGGTGATTGTTACCCAAGGTTATATAGGTAGCACTGAGGAAGGTATGACGACGACGTTGGGTCGTGGTGGCAGTGACTACTCAGCAGCGATTTTGGCAGAAGGTATTGCTGCCGATATCCTAGAGATTTGGACTGACGTTGCGGGTATCGCGACAACGGACCCTCGCTTGTGTCCGAAAGCAAAGCCGATCCCAGAAATTTCTTTCAAAGAAGCTTCAGAGCTAGCGACTTTCGGTGCAAAAATCTTACATCCGGCAACGCTTCTTCCAGCGATTAGAAAGAATATTCCCGTCTTTGTAGGATCAAGCTTTGATGCGGAAGCAAAAGGTACGTGGGTTCGCAAAGAGGTCGATCAGCACCCGTTGATTCGCGCAATGGCTCTTAGAAAAAAACAAATTTTGGTGACTCTTTCCACTCCGGAAATGCTTCATGCTCATGGTTTCTTATTTCAAATTTTTAAAATTTTTAACGACCACAAAGTCAGTATTGATGCAATCACGACTTCAGAAATTTCAGTCAGTGTAACTCTTGATAATTCTGAATTGCTCAATAAAAAATTGATCTCGGATTTATCTGAAATCGCGGATGTTCAGGTGGAAGAAAATCTGTGTTTGGTATCTTTGATCGGCAACAACATCAATCACACATCCGGCCTTGGTAAAGATATCTTTGATACGATTGCAGATATCAACGTGCGTATGATTTGCTTGGGTGCAAGTAAGCATAATTTCTGCTTCTTAGTCAGCGAAGAGCAAGGTGCAGAAACAATTCAAAGACTGCACAAAAAATTTGTAGAGGCCTAA
- a CDS encoding succinylglutamate-semialdehyde dehydrogenase produces MSTTIFPINYKGDFINGSFVQVQKGDGEVKNLSPADLNDLIMTVPFKHDHMDEACVAAKKAYPKWATLSMDERRTYLMRLKEMFDSHAEQFAQIISRDTGKPSWEAMTEAKALGAKIDITLNQSIKLVADERIPNALPQVEGVIRHRSRGVMAVVGPFNFPAHLPNGHIIPALIVGNTVVFKPSEQTPAVGQFMAEMFEKAQFPPGVFNMVQGDGAGGGRLVANEHVDGVLFTGSYEVGLKIKQETLNHYWKILALEMGGKNATVVWEDADMDKAVYESLVGAYMTAGQRCSCTSRIIVHPKIADEFTEKFYQAAKKLSIGHWTENTFMGPLITSASVEKYIRFQEIANRENCESLMRGKSLDLKNKGYYVTPSIHLVKKFDPNSVYQKSEIFGPNVAIYTTGDWNHAMEIVNSTGYGLVMALFSKNKELYEDALFKARVGLLNWNRTTNGASSRLPFGGMGKSGNDRASAHYAIQYCTVPVASLEDPTPFDPTKILPGMNLDMK; encoded by the coding sequence ATGAGCACCACTATTTTTCCTATCAATTACAAAGGTGACTTTATCAATGGTAGCTTCGTTCAAGTTCAAAAAGGTGACGGGGAAGTTAAAAACTTAAGCCCCGCTGACCTGAATGATTTAATCATGACGGTGCCATTTAAGCACGATCATATGGATGAAGCTTGTGTGGCTGCCAAAAAAGCGTATCCGAAATGGGCGACTCTTTCGATGGACGAAAGAAGAACCTATTTAATGCGTTTAAAAGAAATGTTTGATTCTCACGCAGAGCAATTTGCACAAATTATTTCTCGCGATACGGGTAAGCCTTCGTGGGAAGCAATGACTGAAGCAAAAGCCTTGGGAGCTAAAATCGACATCACTTTGAATCAGTCGATTAAACTTGTTGCAGACGAAAGAATTCCAAATGCCCTTCCGCAAGTGGAGGGTGTGATTCGCCACCGGTCTCGTGGTGTGATGGCAGTTGTGGGTCCTTTCAATTTCCCGGCGCATTTGCCAAATGGTCATATCATTCCTGCATTGATCGTGGGTAACACAGTTGTATTTAAGCCTTCCGAACAAACGCCTGCTGTGGGCCAATTCATGGCAGAGATGTTTGAAAAAGCGCAGTTCCCTCCAGGCGTCTTTAATATGGTTCAGGGCGATGGGGCCGGCGGTGGTCGCCTGGTTGCAAACGAACATGTAGACGGCGTTTTATTTACGGGATCATACGAAGTCGGTTTGAAAATCAAACAAGAGACTTTAAATCATTATTGGAAAATTCTTGCACTTGAAATGGGCGGTAAGAACGCGACGGTGGTTTGGGAAGACGCTGATATGGATAAAGCGGTTTACGAATCGCTTGTGGGTGCCTATATGACGGCCGGTCAGCGCTGCTCTTGCACAAGTCGTATTATCGTTCATCCAAAAATCGCTGACGAATTTACTGAGAAGTTCTATCAAGCAGCTAAAAAACTTTCGATTGGTCACTGGACTGAAAATACATTCATGGGTCCTTTGATCACGTCGGCATCTGTTGAAAAATACATCCGCTTTCAAGAGATCGCGAACCGTGAAAACTGCGAAAGTTTGATGCGTGGTAAGTCTCTGGATCTGAAAAACAAAGGTTACTATGTAACTCCATCGATCCATTTGGTGAAAAAGTTTGATCCAAACTCCGTGTATCAAAAATCTGAAATCTTTGGTCCAAACGTTGCTATCTATACAACAGGCGATTGGAATCATGCGATGGAAATTGTGAACTCCACGGGTTACGGTTTGGTGATGGCGCTGTTCTCTAAGAACAAAGAGCTTTATGAAGATGCTTTGTTTAAAGCGCGCGTTGGCTTGTTAAACTGGAACCGTACAACCAATGGTGCAAGCTCTCGTTTGCCGTTTGGTGGTATGGGTAAATCAGGAAATGACCGTGCATCTGCTCACTATGCTATTCAATATTGCACAGTGCCAGTGGCAAGTCTTGAGGATCCAACTCCATTTGATCCGACCAAGATTCTTCCTGGCATGAACTTGGACATGAAGTAA
- a CDS encoding M20 family metallopeptidase, which translates to MDFIESCRQLIAIDSAPAHGNKEIARWAAAFCRQRGLIVEEQIEIVGDLEQVNIIARPTSERPSAEFLFQTHLDTADPGPFALWTETGSNPYDAHIIDGKIYGLGTADVKLDFLCKLEAIAAFKDRAWRLPPVLVGTFGEETGMQGALKLIRKNKVSAKMALIGEPSDLRLVNAAKGFATVEIRIPFSEEEIRYRDEHNLRESTSTQSKLFQGKAAHSSMPHLGESAIKKMLEYLTMLPDSVNIMEIDGGINFNTVPSHAFLEIDMVSPVKKPISGRLANIYRGLQELEKEFLKHKDEEFFPSTPTLNIGLIRTNENDVQLSGSCRLPPIITHEVYEKWMEQLRSLCEQNGAIFSVNDYKKPFRTEVNSILIKGCLDELRSLGLNAEPTTQPSTNEASIFSRIGVDCACFGPGKREGNVHTPQEHVAIEDLYKAIEFYKKVIERFCL; encoded by the coding sequence TTGGATTTCATCGAGTCTTGTCGTCAGTTGATTGCGATCGATAGTGCTCCCGCTCATGGCAATAAAGAGATTGCAAGGTGGGCGGCTGCTTTTTGTCGTCAGCGCGGTTTGATCGTTGAAGAACAGATCGAAATTGTTGGTGACCTGGAGCAAGTAAACATTATCGCGCGCCCGACGTCGGAGCGTCCTAGTGCTGAATTTTTGTTTCAGACACACTTGGACACCGCAGACCCTGGGCCGTTTGCTTTATGGACTGAAACGGGAAGTAACCCGTATGACGCCCACATTATTGATGGCAAGATTTATGGGCTGGGTACGGCCGATGTGAAACTTGATTTTCTGTGTAAGCTTGAAGCGATAGCGGCTTTCAAAGACCGCGCGTGGCGTTTGCCTCCGGTATTGGTGGGAACTTTCGGCGAAGAAACAGGAATGCAAGGGGCATTAAAGCTCATTCGCAAAAATAAGGTTTCTGCGAAGATGGCGTTAATCGGGGAGCCCAGTGATCTGCGTTTGGTGAATGCCGCAAAAGGTTTTGCCACGGTGGAAATTCGAATTCCTTTTTCTGAAGAAGAAATTCGCTATCGTGACGAACACAATTTACGCGAAAGTACGTCAACGCAATCTAAGTTATTCCAAGGTAAGGCAGCACATTCTTCGATGCCTCACTTAGGTGAAAGTGCGATTAAAAAAATGCTGGAGTATTTAACGATGCTGCCAGATTCGGTCAACATCATGGAGATCGACGGTGGTATTAACTTTAACACAGTTCCGAGCCACGCGTTTTTAGAAATCGATATGGTGTCTCCGGTTAAGAAACCAATCTCAGGTAGGCTTGCAAATATTTATCGCGGCCTGCAAGAGTTGGAGAAAGAATTTTTGAAACACAAGGATGAGGAGTTCTTTCCAAGCACTCCGACATTGAATATCGGTTTAATTCGTACGAACGAAAACGATGTACAATTATCCGGAAGCTGCAGACTGCCGCCCATCATCACGCATGAAGTTTATGAGAAATGGATGGAGCAGCTGCGAAGCTTGTGTGAACAAAACGGTGCGATCTTTAGTGTGAATGACTATAAAAAACCATTCCGCACTGAAGTGAACTCGATCCTGATTAAAGGTTGTTTGGATGAATTGCGCTCCCTAGGTTTGAATGCCGAGCCAACGACGCAGCCTTCAACAAATGAGGCGAGCATTTTTTCTCGTATCGGTGTCGATTGCGCATGTTTTGGTCCGGGAAAAAGAGAAGGAAACGTTCACACACCTCAAGAACATGTGGCCATTGAGGATTTGTATAAGGCCATCGAATTTTATAAGAAAGTCATCGAAAGGTTTTGCTTATGA
- the dusB gene encoding tRNA dihydrouridine synthase DusB, with protein sequence MNPVQAIKTNPFVLAPMAGITDHAFRTFMKKLDASVVVTELVSASGIEYKSEKTLKLMGYDEVQRPIGIQLFGEDPEILARAAQFAEADGCDFIDLNFGCPVPKVVKKGAGSAMLKDPVQMQKVLSAVKAAVKIPVTIKIRTGWDSTTRNASEICNIAYNEGMEWVAIHGRTRNQGYTGFADWDFITEVKANAKLPILGNGDILTPKQAVLRLEQSGCDGVMIGRGCLKNPFIFMDALSLWRGEAIKDVKRDYVSLFNSLKTEIVAHCDEHITGIQLRKFAAWFSTGYPGAAQFRKNLFQSKSNEEIMDLANEFFAGVGNVEQEDQSKEDFLMGGHG encoded by the coding sequence ATGAATCCAGTTCAAGCCATTAAGACAAATCCGTTCGTCCTTGCCCCTATGGCAGGGATCACAGATCACGCATTTCGCACGTTCATGAAAAAGCTCGACGCCAGCGTCGTAGTAACTGAACTTGTGAGTGCCTCTGGCATTGAATACAAATCTGAAAAAACACTGAAATTAATGGGCTATGACGAAGTTCAAAGACCTATTGGGATTCAACTATTCGGCGAAGATCCGGAAATTTTAGCGCGTGCTGCTCAATTTGCGGAAGCAGACGGCTGCGATTTTATCGATTTAAATTTCGGTTGCCCTGTTCCAAAAGTTGTAAAAAAAGGCGCGGGGTCAGCGATGTTGAAAGACCCGGTGCAAATGCAAAAGGTTTTGTCGGCGGTCAAAGCGGCTGTGAAAATTCCAGTGACAATAAAAATCCGTACGGGTTGGGACTCAACAACTCGCAACGCATCTGAAATCTGTAATATCGCATACAACGAAGGCATGGAGTGGGTTGCAATTCACGGCCGTACTCGGAATCAGGGTTATACTGGTTTTGCTGACTGGGACTTTATCACTGAAGTTAAAGCCAATGCGAAGTTGCCGATTCTGGGTAACGGAGACATTCTCACACCTAAACAGGCCGTTTTAAGATTGGAACAGTCTGGTTGTGACGGTGTTATGATTGGTCGCGGCTGCCTTAAAAATCCGTTTATTTTCATGGACGCCTTGTCCCTATGGCGCGGAGAAGCGATTAAAGACGTTAAACGTGATTATGTGAGCTTGTTTAACAGCCTGAAAACTGAAATCGTTGCGCATTGTGATGAACACATCACAGGGATTCAGTTGAGAAAGTTTGCAGCTTGGTTCTCGACAGGGTATCCTGGTGCTGCACAATTCAGGAAGAATCTTTTCCAATCCAAAAGCAATGAAGAGATCATGGACCTTGCTAACGAATTTTTCGCTGGCGTAGGTAATGTTGAGCAAGAAGATCAGTCCAAAGAGGACTTCCTGATGGGAGGACATGGTTAA
- the typA gene encoding translational GTPase TypA, translated as MIQDPKKIRNIAIIAHVDHGKTTLVDHLIKQAGTFRENEHVDDRLMDSMDLEKERGITIAAKNASFVYKDIKVNIVDTPGHSDFGGEVERILNMVDGCILLCDASEGPLPQTRFVLKKALEQNLKVIVCINKIDRSDARIQEVHNELFDLFIDLEATEEQCDFHTVYAIAREGMATLDPAVNTGSLEVLYDAIVNLVPPPKIDENAPLQVMVSNISYNDYVGRLAIGRMRAGQIKVGDEVVCVQANGQKKVKVSALYQYKVNSQVPAQEVGAGDIVVIAGMEDFTIGDTITSATDPRPLPRIRVDEPTVGMIFSVNNGPFAGMEGKNVTSRKILERLERELLYNVAIRVEKTENTDAFKVVGRGELQLGVLIEQMRRENFELLVSKPSVVFKEENGVKMEPMEIAVIDIEDAYVGAVTEKLGKRKGVMTNMVQKGSGRTRLEFRIPSRGLIGYRSEFLTDTRGTGLLNTQFDGWDQYKGEIEHRMNGAMISDRKGQATAFAIWNLQERGVMYVTHGQDVYEGMIVGEHAKDNDLEVNITREKKLSNVRASGSDEAIRLVPVRPMTLEKAMEWIKDSELIEVTPKNIRLRCRETDPNKRARAAKE; from the coding sequence ATGATTCAAGATCCGAAGAAGATTAGAAATATCGCGATCATCGCGCACGTCGACCACGGTAAAACAACTCTGGTAGACCACTTGATTAAGCAAGCCGGTACATTCCGTGAAAATGAGCACGTTGATGATCGTTTGATGGACTCCATGGATCTTGAAAAAGAGCGTGGTATCACGATCGCAGCAAAAAATGCGTCGTTCGTTTACAAAGACATCAAAGTAAATATCGTAGATACTCCGGGACATAGTGACTTCGGTGGTGAAGTTGAACGTATCCTAAACATGGTTGATGGTTGTATCCTTCTTTGCGACGCCTCTGAAGGTCCACTTCCACAAACACGTTTCGTATTGAAAAAAGCTCTTGAGCAAAACTTGAAAGTTATCGTTTGTATCAACAAGATCGATCGTTCAGACGCTCGTATCCAAGAAGTACACAACGAACTTTTCGATTTGTTCATCGATCTTGAAGCAACTGAAGAACAATGTGATTTCCACACTGTTTACGCAATCGCGCGTGAAGGTATGGCGACTTTGGATCCAGCAGTTAACACGGGCTCTCTAGAAGTTCTTTACGATGCTATCGTAAATCTAGTTCCACCTCCAAAAATTGACGAAAACGCTCCATTGCAAGTTATGGTTTCTAATATCTCTTACAATGATTACGTAGGTCGTTTGGCGATCGGTCGTATGCGTGCAGGCCAAATCAAAGTTGGTGACGAAGTTGTTTGCGTTCAAGCAAATGGTCAGAAAAAAGTTAAAGTATCTGCTTTGTACCAATACAAAGTGAACTCGCAAGTTCCAGCCCAAGAAGTTGGTGCCGGTGACATCGTTGTTATCGCAGGTATGGAAGACTTCACTATCGGTGATACTATTACTTCTGCTACTGATCCACGTCCTCTTCCACGTATCCGCGTAGACGAGCCGACAGTAGGTATGATCTTCTCGGTAAATAACGGTCCTTTCGCAGGTATGGAAGGTAAGAACGTTACTTCTCGTAAGATCCTTGAGCGTCTTGAAAGAGAATTGTTGTACAACGTTGCAATCCGCGTAGAAAAAACTGAGAACACTGATGCGTTCAAAGTTGTAGGTCGTGGTGAGTTGCAATTGGGTGTATTGATCGAGCAAATGCGCCGTGAAAACTTCGAGCTTCTAGTTTCTAAACCATCCGTTGTCTTTAAAGAAGAAAACGGCGTGAAAATGGAGCCGATGGAGATCGCGGTTATCGATATCGAAGACGCTTACGTTGGTGCGGTTACTGAAAAGCTTGGTAAACGTAAAGGCGTAATGACGAACATGGTTCAAAAAGGATCTGGTCGTACTCGTCTTGAATTCCGTATTCCTTCACGTGGTTTGATCGGTTACCGTTCAGAGTTCCTGACGGATACTCGTGGTACGGGTCTTTTGAATACTCAATTTGACGGTTGGGACCAATACAAAGGTGAAATCGAACACCGTATGAATGGTGCGATGATTTCTGACCGTAAAGGCCAAGCTACTGCATTCGCGATCTGGAATCTTCAAGAGCGTGGTGTTATGTACGTAACTCACGGTCAAGATGTGTACGAAGGCATGATCGTAGGCGAGCATGCTAAGGACAATGATCTAGAAGTAAACATCACTCGTGAGAAGAAATTGTCAAACGTACGTGCTTCGGGTTCTGATGAAGCTATCCGTCTAGTTCCAGTACGTCCTATGACATTGGAAAAAGCGATGGAATGGATCAAAGACTCTGAGTTGATCGAAGTGACTCCGAAGAACATCCGTCTTCGTTGCCGCGAAACTGATCCAAACAAACGTGCAAGAGCAGCGAAGGAATAA